The Mycolicibacterium mageritense genome contains a region encoding:
- a CDS encoding 3-carboxyethylcatechol 2,3-dioxygenase, whose protein sequence is MSHSPLLNLPGPSRELLDDIESGLAGARKFVADFDPQLVVTFSPDHYNGFFYRLMPPFCIGTAASAVGDYGTHEGPLDVAGDIAQACAQAVWESGVDVAISSSMDVDHGTVQPLQELFGDATARPVVPIFVNSVATPLGPLSRARVLGAAVGAFLATLDKRVLVLGSGGLSHDPPVPTLATAPPAALNRIVHGVPMTAEQRMARQTAVSQAARDFANGDSALQPLNPDWDGRLLEIFDHGRLAELDSWSNDAIAAEAGNSAHEIRTWVAAFAALAVHGPYRTGTHFYRAAPELIAGFAIRTAVPT, encoded by the coding sequence ATGTCCCACAGCCCACTGCTCAATCTTCCGGGACCGTCGCGGGAACTCCTTGACGACATCGAATCCGGTTTGGCGGGAGCACGAAAGTTTGTCGCCGACTTCGACCCGCAATTGGTCGTGACGTTCTCACCCGATCATTACAACGGGTTCTTCTATCGGCTGATGCCGCCATTCTGCATCGGTACCGCCGCAAGCGCGGTCGGAGACTACGGGACGCATGAAGGTCCGCTCGACGTCGCAGGAGACATCGCGCAGGCGTGCGCGCAAGCGGTCTGGGAATCCGGCGTGGACGTCGCGATCTCGTCGAGCATGGACGTCGACCACGGCACCGTGCAGCCGCTGCAGGAACTCTTCGGCGACGCGACGGCCCGCCCGGTGGTGCCGATCTTCGTCAACTCGGTCGCGACCCCGCTGGGCCCGCTGTCGCGGGCACGTGTGTTGGGGGCCGCGGTCGGCGCCTTTCTGGCGACCCTGGACAAGCGGGTTCTGGTTCTCGGATCCGGTGGCCTGTCTCATGATCCGCCCGTTCCGACGCTGGCGACCGCGCCGCCGGCTGCCCTGAACCGGATCGTGCACGGCGTGCCGATGACCGCCGAGCAACGTATGGCACGGCAGACCGCGGTGAGCCAGGCCGCTCGTGACTTCGCCAACGGGGACAGCGCACTGCAGCCGTTGAACCCTGACTGGGACGGTCGCCTGCTGGAAATATTCGACCACGGCAGGCTCGCCGAACTCGACAGCTGGTCCAACGACGCGATCGCCGCAGAGGCCGGCAATTCGGCGCACGAGATCCGCACCTGGGTGGCCGCGTTCGCCGCGTTGGCGGTCCACGGTCCGTACCGGACCGGCACCCACTTCTACCGGGCGGCACCGGAATTGATCGCAGGATTCGCAATCAGGACGGCGGTACCCACATGA
- a CDS encoding bifunctional 3-(3-hydroxy-phenyl)propionate/3-hydroxycinnamic acid hydroxylase, which yields MTPQQQVDVVIVGAGPVGLTLANILGLQGVRTLVVEERDSLIDYPRGVGLDDESLRTFQSIGLVGQILPHTVPNQILRFYDARRRLLAEMAPPDARFGWPKRNGFVQPMVDAELLAGLDRFDHVEVAWGRRMETASQSADDVTVEFADGIPTVRARYLVGCDGGRSATRHLMGVSFDGTTSATRWVVIDLANDPLGHPNSEVGADPDRPYASISIAHGIRRFEFMIHADETDEQAEDPEFVARLLAPFVPHPEKVDVIRRRVYTHHSRIAGAFREGRMLLAGDAAHLMPVWQGQGYNSGIRDAANLGWKLAAVVNGQAGDGLLDTYDVERRKHARAMIDLSTMVGRVISPTNRRVAALRDRMIRGASVVPTLKRYVLEMRFKPMPRYEHGAVHHPKPPTAASPVGTLFIQPRVDTREHSDVLLDDVVGPGFAVLCWNNDPRSLLGAEAFERWKALGAVFIAARPQTQLHWTGADAPEDPAVVVVGDRTGALKSWFDVHTESVLVLRPDRCIAGADIAQRAPELSSALFDVLKLTQGGGHGVGSPVLYVPQPTAQSSGTVAGTP from the coding sequence ATGACACCCCAACAGCAGGTCGACGTCGTCATCGTGGGCGCCGGTCCGGTCGGGCTGACCCTTGCGAACATCCTCGGGCTGCAAGGTGTCCGCACGCTCGTCGTCGAGGAGCGTGATTCTCTCATCGACTACCCCCGCGGTGTCGGCCTCGACGACGAATCCTTGCGCACGTTCCAGTCCATCGGGCTGGTCGGCCAGATACTGCCGCACACCGTCCCCAACCAGATCCTGCGGTTCTACGACGCCCGTCGCCGGCTGCTTGCCGAAATGGCGCCTCCCGACGCACGATTCGGCTGGCCCAAGCGCAACGGATTCGTCCAGCCCATGGTCGACGCCGAGTTGCTGGCGGGCCTGGACCGGTTCGACCATGTCGAGGTAGCGTGGGGCCGGCGCATGGAAACGGCAAGCCAGTCGGCCGACGACGTCACGGTCGAATTCGCTGACGGCATACCCACAGTGCGGGCGCGGTACCTGGTCGGGTGTGACGGCGGTCGGAGTGCCACCCGGCACCTCATGGGAGTGTCGTTCGACGGCACCACCTCGGCGACCCGTTGGGTGGTGATCGATCTCGCGAACGATCCGCTGGGGCATCCCAACAGTGAGGTCGGAGCCGACCCTGACCGGCCGTACGCCTCGATCTCCATCGCCCATGGCATCCGGCGCTTCGAGTTCATGATCCATGCCGACGAAACCGATGAGCAGGCCGAGGATCCCGAATTCGTGGCGCGCCTGCTCGCTCCGTTCGTGCCTCACCCCGAGAAGGTGGACGTGATCCGCAGGCGCGTCTACACCCACCACTCGCGCATCGCGGGGGCGTTCCGCGAGGGCCGGATGCTGCTCGCAGGGGACGCTGCGCACCTGATGCCGGTGTGGCAGGGCCAGGGGTACAACAGCGGCATCCGGGATGCGGCCAATCTCGGCTGGAAGCTCGCCGCGGTGGTCAACGGCCAGGCCGGCGACGGGTTGCTGGACACCTACGACGTCGAACGCCGCAAGCATGCTCGCGCCATGATCGACCTGTCCACCATGGTGGGCCGCGTCATCTCGCCCACCAACCGCAGGGTTGCAGCATTGCGGGACAGGATGATTCGTGGCGCTTCGGTAGTGCCGACGCTCAAACGCTATGTACTGGAGATGCGGTTCAAACCCATGCCGCGCTACGAGCACGGCGCCGTCCATCACCCGAAGCCGCCCACCGCAGCCTCGCCCGTCGGCACGTTGTTCATCCAGCCCAGGGTCGACACCCGCGAACACTCCGACGTTCTGCTCGACGATGTCGTCGGCCCGGGCTTCGCGGTGCTGTGCTGGAACAACGATCCGCGGTCCCTGCTCGGTGCCGAGGCGTTCGAGCGGTGGAAGGCGCTGGGCGCGGTGTTCATCGCCGCGCGGCCGCAGACGCAACTGCACTGGACGGGGGCGGATGCCCCTGAAGATCCGGCCGTGGTCGTCGTCGGCGACCGCACCGGTGCCCTCAAATCCTGGTTCGACGTCCACACCGAGTCGGTTCTGGTGCTGCGCCCGGACCGCTGCATTGCCGGAGCCGACATCGCGCAACGCGCGCCGGAACTGAGCTCCGCGTTGTTCGACGTGCTCAAGCTGACGCAGGGAGGAGGTCATGGTGTCGGTAGCCCTGTGCTGTATGTCCCACAGCCCACTGCTCAATCTTCCGGGACCGTCGCGGGAACTCCTTGA